ggcggctccatcactagccgcccctacaaaaaatttgcttcgttgctacaaaccgtttttcacgtcgTGATAGGAATATATTTATTTCTACAATAGATACAAATACTTTATTGCAAGTAAGTACTCCATATATATTTGTTCCTAAGTatagggccgcgtttagttcgccGACTCTGCGCCGGCGGCACTGTAGGTACAgtgtcgttttgtttttatttggtaataattgtctaaatgttgactaattaggctccaaacgttcgtctcgcaaagtacaacaaaactgtgcaattagttttttatttcgtcaatatttagtactccatgcatgtaccgcaagtttgatgtgatggggaatcttctttttgcatagtgtcaaaatttggaattgggggaaactaaacatggcctaggacGAACTGGACATCATATATGCATGGTTGTTACTAATGTCCAGCTTGTACTACaagtatgatgatgatgatgatgatgatgataataataataattctaACGTTGTTGTATCAAAGCAAGAGGATTTGATTGCACCCAATCTATGACATTATtcattatatatttatatatgaatGGATAGATACTAGTTACACAGTTGTTTTTACAATAAAGGTACACCAACAATTTGGACAGTTTTTGTTTAGTAATGTGTTGTGCGTTACATATAAGCTAGGTTAGGTATACACATATGCTTATGACCAGGACTTGCACCAAACATAGACATTGATATATAGCGACGTATGACCATATGCTTTGTTTCTTACCCAGCTAATTAATAAAGTTCATCACATGCATGATCCAAGAAGTTAAACCTCACTTTTCCTGTACAAATAATCTAGCCAAGTCAACAGGCAACAGCCATATGATTGGAAAGTTCTACACCCTCTTCCAAAGTTGAATTTCTCGTACTACTACTTGCCAAGAGTTTGGTCCTCAATAAATGGAAGCTAGCAGACGTACCCACAGTGGACTCTAGACATACAAGTAAATCACCTTGGGCCCCTTGGATTGCTAGTGGAAATGTTTGGTAGCCgcagttagggggtgtttggttcacctagtagctcctaaatttagtagtttttaatctttttagtaacttttttgtcaaacactatgactaaatatgactaaaagggctttagtcctctctagtaactttggagtgactaaaagtgactaaaccatttaggagggactaaagtttagtagcccaaaccaaacacccccttagtttaAGCGTGCTTAACCTTGCAACTATCGCTACGTTTTTGGTCGTCTAGTTCGTGAACCAATGAACAATAGCTATAAACTTACTTCAAGGCTTGTTTGGATACCCATGTACCCATCTCAATCTATGTGTGTCAAAGTGGTTTGATATGAAatttagtttaaatttcacaccAACCACCCCAGCTcaggtggatatatatatatatataactactatcctgtagctggctacaaaataacttattctgtagtcattttgagttacgataattactatgttaatttacgagattatagtaactccttactaagtggtttactataacgttatggtaaaaatatccccatgtgttatagtaacccaattatcgtaaatatatattgacattatcgtaaattagtatataaaattatcataaatggaggtggctacagaataacttattttgtagctgactactgaatatactctccataacattatagtaaaccacttagtaaggagttactataatctcgtaaattaacatagtaattatcgtaactcaaagtggctatagaataagttattttgtagccaactacaggatatatatatatatatatatatatatatatatatatatatatatatatatatatatatatatacacacacacactgtTTTGCTATAATACACCTGGGTACATCCTGTATATAGAATGCACCCAGGCCGTCGGGCGCACCAACTTGGAGCAACCAGCGCGCCCAAGCGAATACATGCATGTATGGAATTTTTTGTTGGTTCGAATCTTTAAAACAAATTTTCTCCTAAACCGTAACCCCGAGTGACAAACCGTTTATTGCATCCGACTCAAAAAAATATTCTGAGCAAAACTAGATCCAATATAGATATATTTTTTATCCTTTAAACGAGTTGCATGTCAATGTACTACCGATTACAACTCTGTCTACCACCTAGTTGCAACTGGTTATAACTCTGTGTATTATATGCATCTGGTCACTATAATCACGCCAAGTTGCAATTCTGAGTTGCAATCATATCTGAGTAGCAACTGTGTTGCAATTGAATAGTAACTAGTTGCAATCAATAGTAATTGGTTTGCAATCGGGTAGTAACTTGTTGCAACCAGTAATAATTGTGTAGTAACGAGTTGCAACCAGTACTAACTGGGGTTGCAACTGGACAGGTGTATCTACCAACTAGGTTGCAAGTGAGTACTTGCTATCTGCAATTGAGTACTAACTGGTTGCATTTCTATTCAGTAGGAGTTGTAATCATACCTGGTTACAATCAGAGTAATAACTGGGTTGCAACTAAGTAATACAaccttcattgcaaccagtgctaaatacgctacagccaagttgcaattgtgttgtagaagtgcttacaactcatagtacaacatattgtaattacttatttaaaaaaaacttcatcaaatacagtcttcattgcaaccagtgctaaatacgctacaaccaagttgcaattgtgttgtagaagtgcttgcaactcatagtacaacatattgcaattacgtatttgaaaaaaaaattcatcAAATACAGTCTTCATGGATCTCGTTTTGTTAAGCATATTTTTTTCAACAACCTACTTCAAACAGATCTAAAATCGGATATGTGGTTTAGAAGATATCGTATTTTTTCATTTGGAATCAACAAAACATTCCATGCATGCATACTTCCTGGTGGGTGGGTTGAGCTGTTAGGTGGCATCACGTAGTTGGTCGTCTCCATTTAGTTTTGCATGCAGGAGCGTGGACTTACCTCGTGATAGCCGCTCACCGCGCTCCGCTCATCTCATGGCTCACGCTCGCGTGTCGGGTGCACTTACTTCACAAAATGTACCCAGGTGCATTTTAGCCTCGTCCTATATATATTGAGACGCGCAAGCACAGCTGGAAAAAGCACCGCCGCTGCTCCCGGCAAGCCACACGGCCTTGCCGTCGGCCTGCTCCAGCGGCGGCGCAGCGGGAGAAGGGAAGATAGCGTGGCGGCGGGCTACTAGGGTTTGCGTCGCCAAGGCGAGGATGGGGACGTGTTTATCCTCATCTGTCTGGCAAGCTATATATGTCATAGAGGTGGTAAAGTTTTCTTTGGGTAACATCATGTGATACCATGATGGAGctcaataaatatatatagcataCCATCCATTTTAAGATGGCATAGCGAGACAACCAAAGCATTATTTGTAGTTTATACAATTAGGCCAGTAAAGTGTTCAAGAAAAAACAAAATACAATATATAGAAGGCAACTTCTATCTATCTAACACATCCTCGCCCGGGCGACCCAGACCCTAGCCCACTGCTAGCCTATTTCCCCCTCTCCCGCCGCGCCGCCactggacaatgaagaagttctGAAGCTTAGTCTTCGTAACTTTTTTTAATCCTTAAGCTCTCTTTCTCGTTGTTTTTGCTTCTCTATTTTGAGGCTTTGAGCCTAAGAGCTCATGTAACTTTTGGCTGTGTATATCCCAAGCGGATATAGAGGCTGGATTTTATATCCTGTATTTAAAAAATCTAACACATCCTCGTTTGCCTCCCATTTTTTGTCGAATTATCTCGGTAATCTTGACGATGGCGAAGAATATCATTCTGTATATCACCGTCATTCCACAAAGGATGGCAAGGTTTACCCATTTCGAGTACCCCATCTCCACCTCCAACTTATACTTGAGGACTTGAATGCCACTGATGGTGACATTAGACTCAATGAGCTGATCACTTGGGAACGACAGTCCCAAGAACTCATTCTTGTAGAGTCCTTGCACCGCATACTTGTGGAAGGAGATGTAGTAGCAAGGATACTTCCATACTGGCTTTGGGAGGTCACTTGGAAGGCGGAAGAAGCCGCCATTGAGCATCATCACCCCTTGAACTCCAGCTCCAATGATGATTCCCATTAGGAAGTCCGGAACAATAGCAGCGATAATCATCATGATGCTCTCCACTAGAATGCAACATATGCCAAGGACCATGACGAAATAGGTGAAGTGATCTATGCCTTTTGTTAGTCCAGTAAGGTAGTATAACATTGCGCCGGGTAGTACAGCAATGACAGACAGGTATGGAGTAGCTGAGAGGGTGTTTGAGATCACAAATTCTGAGACGCCGTAGTGGCCACTCAGCCTCTCCTTTCTGAAGACCTGACCCAAGGGTGAAAATGGTGGTATTAAAAATGTGCGCAGACTTGAGGTATTAACAATAACCAATGTGCCAATAAAAAACAGAACCTACTTTGCACTGTAACTAATTGGTATATATATAAAGGGCAAATATATAGCATTTCATATTGGAAAGTAGACCGCACTAGTTTATATATGATTGGTCGACTTGCTAGAATTTCTTATAATTTTGAGTAAAAATATCTTCCAACTAACTTTGTCATGTTTATTCTGAGACCTGATTGAGTCACCTGACGATAATTTTGAATAAAATTTTCTTGAGCAGGAAAGCCACTAGCTTTTCACTTTTGGGTGAGTGAAGAATTAACCTTAACGTCCTCTACGAAAGACGGAAATCCTCCAATGGCCATAAAAGTTAAAAGTGCTGTTGTATACATTATTACTTCACATCGATCCTGCAAAATCCAAGACATTATCACTTTTTCAGATAGAGTAAAATGACTATTTCTATATAGCCCTACCTTAATCAGTTTACCTGGATAGAAGTGTAGCTGTAGCTATGGCCAACTTGGTAGAAGATAGTGCCAAGACATGCGCCAATGCCCATATAGACGGCCAAACGCATCCAGTAATATCCTATGTCCCTGAACATATTCAACAACGATCTCCTTGTGAGCACAAGGAGCTTTGTGGTAAAACTTGCTTGTTCTCTCCTCCTAAATGAAGCGCCCTCCTACAATAATATAGGACGTATTAGAGAGCATTAGAGAGTAGTACTAATTTCCAATGTTAATCAAAACATATCCTTAGATCGGTGGATTACATTCCTTATATATTGCTCTTCAATCGCGCGCTGCAGTACGTTTTTTTAGTTGATATTGGATAATACGGCTGTGTACCATATGCGGGTGGGGTGGCAGAGGCTAGAACTTTGTTCCTTATCTAAAAAATTGGATAATACGGCGTTTAACTTACcatgtttttcatttcaacaatgTGGTCTGTTGTTTTTTCAAAATAACTGGAGGATCTGTATGCAGTCGCAAGGATGTCTATCGCTTCAGCTGCTGATTTCCTGTTAGCTTTAGAACTGTCCACAGTTTCCTATATAGTATATATGATGATATTAATTAGATAAATGAAAAGTGAAGTTGCACTGAATTTGTAACAATTCATAGGATCGAGTGCGTACATATACCTCATCAAAGTCTTTGTTGATTGTTCTCAGGAAGTGATCTGACGGGCTTCTCAGGTGTGGACATGGAAAGCCGTTCAGAGTGAAGAACTACATGCATGCAAGGAACGAGCTAGCACAAGTCAGCAGGCAGCACCTAACAATCCCTTCGGCTAAGACGTCGAAGCAGGGTCGTCACCTCGGTGGCATCAGAGATGGTTCCAAAGAAGATCGCCTTCCCGGCGGCGAGCAGGAAGAGGCCGTGGAAGAGCTCGAAGACGTCGCTGCTGGGCTGGTGCACGGCGGCGACGACCGTCATGCCGTCGCGGGCGGCGACGCGCGCGATGTGGCTCATGACGTGGTAGGAGGCGGCGCTGTCGATGCCGCTGGTGGGCTCGTCGAGGAAGAGCAGGCGCGGCCGCGTGAGCATCTCGATGCAGATGCTGAGCCGGCTCCGCTGCCCGCCGCTGATGCCCTTGGTGATCCGGCCGCCGATGCCCGTGTCCATGGCGTCGGCGAGCCCCATCTCCCGGATCACCCGCTCCGCGTGCGACCGCTTCTCCGGCAACGGCATCGTGTCCGGCAGCTGCAGCTGCGCCGAGTAGTACACGGCCTCGCGCACGGACAGCGTCGACATCAGCACGTTGTCTTGGGTCACGTATGCCTTTGTCGTATACATTAAGAAAAGTTAACTTGTAAGTCCGGATTTAGGGCGTGTCCAATGGTTCCTAAATAACTAGTCtaggagaaagaagagagatcAAATAGCTAGTCTAGTACGATCTCCTAGAAATAACTCATTTTTCATATCTCACATAATTCTCCACTGCAGTgttctttttttattatttctaagcCTCATCTAGCTAACTATTTGAAAATTGTGATTGAGAACGCCCTTACACACACGGACACACACCAACGTTACGCAAAAAGATTGCAACCTGTATTTATAGAAAAACTTTTTTTAGAGAAAGGAAAACTTGTTCCAGCTTGTGCAAAAGTCTTGCACCAACCATTCATAATTATATCACACTCCCTCCATTTCTAAATAAATAAATTCCTATAGTTGTCCtaagttaatttttttttatatttgaccgaatttatagaaaaatgtATAAATATTTGTGACACCAAATAATGggcttattatgaaaatacagtTTATACTTATGGTGTATGTAATGATACTAACTTGGTATCATAAATCTTGATGCTCTCTTCTATAAATTCAGTTaacctttttaaaaaaaaattaacttaAGAATGCTCtaaaaattaatttattatttagGGATTAAGGGAAGAAAAGagctgttttcttttcttttgtcttACCGAGGTTCCATAGGCAAGCTTCTCCTGCCGGCCATTGATTAAAATCAGCCCTGTTTTATTCATGCCTGGTCCTAACCTTCCTGCAGGGAAACGGTAATAATGTCCAAGGTGGGTTACACGCAGTAACCAAAATCCAAAGTTTACAGTGCCTTGCATTTTTATTGATATGGTGCAATGCCAATATTATTTTTGATGACGCGTTGAACAATATAAATGATGAAAAAAGGGATTCCTCTGTTTCCAACACGAATACCCCGCCATGCACGATTATGTTTCCTTTGaatgaaataatataatataataaaaataaaaatgatacAGCAAATTAGAAGGACTGTTCCGATCATCAAATCAAATTaaaactaaggccctgtttggtagaACTTCACCAGATTCACCAACCCAATCTGGATCCATTTTTTTTAGCCAAACGCTTTTGGATTCGGCAGCTCCACCAAGGATCTGCTCCACCAAAATGGTGGATTTGTCCCAGATTCACCAAATGGGGGTCGGGCCGGCATGGCACAGCTGCCTCATCGGTCTGGGACATGCCCACCCATGTGTTTCACCTACGGCCCAGACACGACCCTATAAGTCTCAGGCCGTACTGTGCTGGCCGAGTCGAGAAAAGTTAGGGTTTCCTTTCTTTATATATGCAAAGCGATGGGTGGAATGGGCCTTTAGCCCGCCTGCATTAATCCGGCACGCCGAGCCGGCACGCTGTGCTGAGGGAGCAGGCTAGGCCCTCTCGTCGGCACAGGCATGATAGTCATCGAGCCGTGCCGTGGTCGTGGGCCTCGTGCCCTTCGGCCATCTATAGCAGTCCACAATAGTGCGTATGTATGATTGGTGTTGCTTGTTTTTGGGCGGTCTGTGTATGTCATCGTAGACTGTAAGTATATAGCATATAGACGTACGGGGTAGAGACCGATGAGGTGACGAAACACGGACGCACCTGCGAGGGTGTCGAGCAGCGTCGTCTTGCCGCCCCCGGACGGGCCGATGATGGCCAGCACCTCCCCGGGGCGCGCGTGCCCGCTGATCCCGTCCAGGATCTTCACGTCGGGCGCCCCGCGCgggccgccgccggccaccgtgACGTGCACGTCCTCCCACGTCAGGAACGCCCTGGGGTCTCCGGCGTTCGCAGGTGGAGCCACCAGCTCGCACCCCGATCCGGGGACGCCGCCGCCGGCTGTTCCGTTTGACGACGGCGCGGCTCGCTGGCGCCGGCCTTCGGCAGCAGTAGCCCACGCAAAGATGCCGCTCCCGAGCGACCACCACCGACCTCGGCCGCCAGCAGGCTCATGATGAGCGGCGTCTTCGCTGCACCCGAGCGACCACCACCGACCTTGGCCGCCAGCAGGCGGATGATCAGCGGCGTCGGCCGTGCCGCAGCCCCAGCGCCACCATAGCAGCCGCTGCCGGCCCGGCGTCAACGCCCACCGCGGCAACAGCGACGTGGCCGCCATGGCTACCGTACCTAGCGTCGTGCCGACTTCGAGCGAGGCTGCGTCGTCCTTCCCACGCACTCCGATCCTCGCCGGCCGCGCTCACCGCCCTGCAGtactccactccactccacttGAGGCCTTGCTTTGGCCTAGAACGCTAGGTAGCTCTGATTAATATAGGCAGGCGCGTCATGACGGACGGTGATCGAACATTACAAATTTGTAGCGGCGGGTCAAGTATGGAGTTATTCATTAAGAATTAGCCAAACCTCAAACTTTGTAATCAAGATTTGCTCCAATTGAGAACGCTACCGTAATACGTAAAACAGCTATGTCAAAAACGTGCATTTTACGTGATAACTACAAATTTTACTAGTTTACTAACTACTGTCCAAAAAATCAGAAAAAATATCTATGGGTGTAATTTGCTCCAATAGATCGATGCCATTCTTTTATATACAAAATTTGCAGATGCACTGATGACGATGGATGTAAGACACTATGTCAATGGCGTAAAATATTTGGTTGAAGAAGCCACCAAGCGGCACTGACCAAGGCTGATGTGAAAGAAAAAGTGGGACCAAGGTGTGTGTCATAGAAAGTGATAGTGATCCAAACATCATGAAGAGGGTGAGCTCTGAAGAATACGTCCACGTCATGACAAATATAATTTTTTTAAGAAAGTTGGCAAGAGCTCTGCCGAAAACTACTAACTACCTAGAGGTCTAGATGAATGAATTTCTACAAGCGAGGAAGTTGTCTAATTTATTGAACCTCTCCAGGCATATATAATAATTGTTATTGAtattagagttaaatgcaccagaggtccattaacttgtgaagatgtttcggttaggtccatcaacttccaaGGTGGCTTTTTGGATCCATAAACTTTGTACATCATATCACCTAGATCCATACCTCTCCACGTTGGCTTCTCGTGCTGACGTGGCATGACGCCGTGGCCATGCAGGCCAGCCGCAGCCCCGCGGGCGCCCGAGCAGAAGCCGGTGGACGGCGCCGCGCCACCCCACTTTGGaagcttgtatctctccaaccaggccgaattagactttggcactttaagcaaagttggagatcttgcgtagctctacaacatttgttactacctcttgtgccaaaactaaacagATTCGGAGTTAAGAGGGGACAAAGATTGATGTTTCCATGTATTTTTGCGGTATTATTGGTTACTTCAGGATTGAGAAACGAATGGCGTCGTGTCCGACCACAGGCAGGAGAGCGACGCCGCGTGGCTCCTCTGTGCTGCCCTCGCTTGCGGCCTGCTCCAAGAAAGCCATGGCCACCAGCGTCTCGGGTGGCAGTCGTCGACAGGCAGTGGTCCTAGGCGATGGCGCGCTCTCTGGCCCTCAGCATAATCCTTGCCCGCATCACGAGGAGCTCCGCCCTCGCTTGGACGAGCTCCCTGTATACTTTCTGGTCGATCGCCACGTACTTGCGATCGTTAATCCGGCGAGGCACGCCGATGTACAAGTCCTCGGCCTGGAGGACGACGTCGGTGGCTTCCCGGAGCAGCTCGAGCGCGGCGCCATGCGCAGAGTACCCAGTCACGCAGCGTGCTACGAGCGGTAGCGCGGAGCGCGTGATGAACCGCGCGAGCTCCGGTGGCGGCAGCTCCACTGACATGTCAGGCGCCTCGAACCTGAATAGAGAAAGGCACGTCGCCCAAGTGTGGTCATCGGCGTGTTGCGCCGCACCCCCACCCTGCTCGGCTATGGTCTCCACGACGGCACGGGCGACTCGGCCAGAGCCGATCTTGCGGCCGAAGGTCCGAAACACGCCGTGCACAGAGACACACCCGGCCCGCGTGCTCCACCAGGCGATCCCAAGGCGCAGCAGCATCGCCAGCGCGTTCTGCTCAACGCGGCCGATTTCTAGTGGCGCGCGCGGCGAGGTGCAGCATCGCCAGAGCTCGCGCGTCAAGCGCTTCCACGGCGTCTTCTCGGCCACGCACGCGCAGGCGGCATGTATCAGCATCGCCGTCGGGATCGGCACCGGCGCGAAGAAGCTGCTGGCCTCAAGCAGCCTCTCGGCTACCTTACCGAGCCCGGCGGGTGTCTCCCAGTGTAGCAGCGTGAAGCACGCGTCCAGGAGCTGGACGAGGCCCGGGTTGTCACGAACCGCGGCGTCGTCCTTGGGTGACCACGTCGGCGCCCGGTGCGGCTCGTCCCTTATCATCTCCCGGAGCTCGGCCGGGCTAACGGCGATCTCGGATAGTATGGAGCCGACGAGGGCGAGGCCTAGAGGCACGCCGCACACCTTCGCTTGGATGTCCGTAAGTACAGCCAAGTCCTCACTCTAAACATGCGCGCGCCCGTCATGAGATGCATGGAGTTGGGCACGTCGAGGTTTCCTAGCTTGAAGACCCTCACCACCTGCAGGCTGGGGAGCCGTGCCGTGATGATGACGTGCGTGCGCCCACTGCCACGGGGCAGAAGCTCCTTAATGGCCCGGCCATCCCACCAGTCAGGTGAGCTCCTTGTTGATCTTCTCAATAGCGACTCCCTCGATCCCGTGGAGGCTTCTGGCCCACTCTGTCG
This sequence is a window from Miscanthus floridulus cultivar M001 chromosome 10, ASM1932011v1, whole genome shotgun sequence. Protein-coding genes within it:
- the LOC136487211 gene encoding ABC transporter G family member 1-like produces the protein MAATSLLPRWALTPGRQRLLWWRWGCGTADAADHPPAGGQGRWWSLGCSEDAAHHEPAGGRGRWWSLGSGIFAWATAAEGRRQRAAPSSNGTAGGGVPGSGCELVAPPANAGDPRAFLTWEDVHVTVAGGGPRGAPDVKILDGISGHARPGEVLAIIGPSGGGKTTLLDTLAGRLGPGMNKTGLILINGRQEKLAYGTSAYVTQDNVLMSTLSVREAVYYSAQLQLPDTMPLPEKRSHAERVIREMGLADAMDTGIGGRITKGISGGQRSRLSICIEMLTRPRLLFLDEPTSGIDSAASYHVMSHIARVAARDGMTVVAAVHQPSSDVFELFHGLFLLAAGKAIFFGTISDATEFFTLNGFPCPHLRSPSDHFLRTINKDFDEETVDSSKANRKSAAEAIDILATAYRSSSYFEKTTDHIVEMKNMEGASFRRREQASFTTKLLVLTRRSLLNMFRDIGYYWMRLAVYMGIGACLGTIFYQVGHSYSYTSIQDRCEVIMYTTALLTFMAIGGFPSFVEDVKVFRKERLSGHYGVSEFVISNTLSATPYLSVIAVLPGAMLYYLTGLTKGIDHFTYFVMVLGICCILVESIMMIIAAIVPDFLMGIIIGAGVQGVMMLNGGFFRLPSDLPKPVWKYPCYYISFHKYAVQGLYKNEFLGLSFPSDQLIESNVTISGIQVLKYKLEVEMGYSKWVNLAILCGMTVIYRMIFFAIVKITEIIRQKMGGKRGCVRFFKYRI
- the LOC136489603 gene encoding uncharacterized protein is translated as MSWPCRLAAAPRAREQKPVDGAAPPHFVSLYLSNQAELDFGLRNEWRRGRPQAGERRRVRLDDLRDCVLNVLQILGARLDRPAVAPAVRAWRATADAEIPFPWNTGFIGRERELLDVEAMLCGGAPAHDKVAGKRSMPLDGSITGASFLHGVVCISAASSAGKTELVLEFAHRHAHVYKKVLWVHGEARYLRQSYLKLADHLGIAVGDNSEDLAVLTDIQAKVCGVPLGLALVGSILSEIAVSPAELREMIRDEPHRAPTWSPKDDAAVRDNPGLVQLLDACFTLLHWETPAGLGKVAERLLEASSFFAPVPIPTAMLIHAACACVAEKTPWKRLTRELWRCCTSPRAPLEIGRVEQNALAMLLRLGIAWWSTRAGCVSVHGVFRTFGRKIGSGRVARAVVETIAEQGGGAAQHADDHTWATCLSLFRFEAPDMSVELPPPELARFITRSALPLVARCVTGYSAHGAALELLREATDVVLQAEDLYIGVPRRINDRKYVAIDQKVYRELVQARAELLVMRARIMLRARERAIA